In Deinococcus psychrotolerans, a genomic segment contains:
- a CDS encoding DUF3084 domain-containing protein — protein MLLGFLIFVVLLSGLVAYSADTIARKAGRKHLRLFGLRPKTTALIVAVASGMGISLASVLAFGLINRSAINNIVQADKLRVELKQLKKDVSATTADLTVAEQERDAANARVRQSKGETAAALADLTGAEDKLKTTQAARTKLQSEVSGLQGRVTELANLKRDLEAQAAKNRQALSNSQRALEGSRQRELAQAARANLLGTQIVDLDRRSASAQQDAKTAQAQAEAFQGQVQALQDQTKTLEASRAKVGAQLQAAQQSRDQATRELGALREERQTLLVGRDAALSQRNVANALRDQANVERNKATAERNKAAAERDLANQARTAATKTLNQALSARDSALQARDLAQAQRESLAAERDQLLKQRSNLTAQRDAAAQDLSSIRRELSTLQNMIGTLDSQRQNLSAANDTLKNSLSSAQANLSKLEVDYSRTNSELSANRNTDLIYSRNDLVYAGVVASVRNVPDFLKAAATAAQKQGARGMPAARLSPDARAQLDTKLRGLNTNTFVQCRAAVNVATGFPVDLNCDAKPQTVLFRRGQVIRQVSINLQRGTDNLSSQLTDLIRDTVFDLTSKGVPLEYINDLGLSDSERLDVLGKLGAQSGASAVVGLAARDDIRPGVPVDLYPVLK, from the coding sequence GTGCTACTCGGCTTTCTGATTTTTGTGGTGCTGCTGTCGGGCTTGGTGGCCTACAGCGCCGATACCATTGCCCGCAAAGCCGGGCGCAAACACCTGCGCCTCTTCGGACTGCGGCCCAAGACCACGGCGCTGATCGTGGCAGTGGCCTCGGGCATGGGCATCAGCTTGGCCTCGGTGCTGGCGTTTGGGCTGATTAACCGCAGCGCGATCAACAACATCGTTCAGGCCGACAAACTGCGGGTGGAACTCAAGCAGCTCAAAAAAGACGTGAGCGCCACCACCGCCGACCTCACGGTGGCCGAGCAGGAGCGCGACGCCGCCAATGCCCGCGTACGCCAGTCCAAAGGGGAAACCGCGGCGGCGCTGGCCGATCTCACGGGCGCTGAAGACAAGCTTAAAACGACTCAGGCCGCCCGCACCAAGCTGCAAAGCGAAGTCAGCGGCTTGCAGGGCCGAGTGACCGAGCTGGCAAACCTCAAACGTGACCTCGAAGCGCAGGCCGCCAAAAACCGTCAGGCGCTGAGCAACTCGCAGCGAGCCCTCGAAGGCAGCCGCCAGCGCGAACTGGCTCAAGCGGCGCGGGCGAATTTGCTCGGTACCCAGATCGTCGACCTCGACAGGCGCAGCGCCTCAGCCCAGCAAGACGCCAAAACAGCCCAGGCCCAAGCGGAGGCATTTCAGGGCCAAGTGCAGGCGCTGCAAGACCAAACCAAGACGCTTGAGGCCAGCCGGGCCAAAGTCGGGGCGCAGCTCCAAGCGGCTCAGCAAAGCCGCGATCAAGCGACGCGCGAACTCGGCGCGTTGCGAGAAGAACGGCAAACCCTCTTGGTCGGAAGGGACGCGGCACTTTCACAGCGAAATGTGGCCAATGCCTTGCGCGACCAAGCCAACGTGGAGCGCAACAAGGCCACAGCGGAGCGGAACAAAGCGGCGGCGGAGCGCGACCTCGCCAACCAGGCCCGCACGGCGGCCACCAAGACCCTCAATCAGGCGCTCAGCGCCCGCGACAGCGCTTTGCAGGCCCGCGATTTGGCGCAGGCCCAGCGCGAAAGCCTCGCCGCCGAGCGCGACCAACTGCTCAAGCAGCGCAGCAACCTGACAGCCCAGCGCGACGCCGCCGCCCAAGATCTGAGCAGTATCCGCCGCGAGCTGAGCACTTTGCAAAACATGATCGGCACTTTAGACAGCCAGCGCCAAAATCTGAGCGCCGCCAACGACACCCTTAAAAACAGTCTCAGCAGCGCCCAAGCCAACTTGTCCAAGCTCGAAGTCGACTATTCACGCACCAACAGCGAACTCAGCGCCAACCGCAACACCGATCTTATTTACAGCCGCAACGACCTCGTGTATGCCGGCGTGGTGGCCAGCGTCCGCAACGTGCCGGACTTTTTGAAAGCTGCCGCCACCGCTGCCCAGAAACAGGGCGCTCGCGGCATGCCCGCCGCGCGGCTTTCGCCGGATGCCCGCGCCCAACTCGACACCAAACTGCGCGGTCTGAATACCAACACCTTCGTGCAGTGCCGCGCCGCCGTCAACGTCGCCACCGGCTTTCCGGTCGACCTCAACTGTGATGCCAAGCCCCAAACCGTGCTGTTTCGGCGCGGACAGGTTATCCGCCAAGTCAGCATCAACTTGCAGCGCGGCACCGACAACCTCAGCTCGCAGCTCACCGATTTGATCCGCGACACGGTCTTTGATCTGACCTCCAAAGGCGTGCCGCTGGAATACATCAACGATCTGGGCCTGAGTGACAGCGAACGCCTTGACGTGCTGGGCAAACTCGGCGCTCAGAGCGGTGCGAGCGCGGTGGTGGGCCTGGCTGCCCGCGACGACATCCGCCCCGGCGTGCCGGTGGATTTGTATCCGGTGTTGAAGTAG